One segment of Theobroma cacao cultivar B97-61/B2 chromosome 9, Criollo_cocoa_genome_V2, whole genome shotgun sequence DNA contains the following:
- the LOC18589844 gene encoding heterogeneous nuclear ribonucleoprotein F → MFYRGKYTDGADGREMGAKRQRIIDQGPSFYGTSPGSSFMYNAPPPPYTYVSQPPPFPVVRLRGLPFDCTEADVAEFFHGLDIVDVLFVHKNSKFTGEAFCILGYPLQVDFAVQKNRQNMGRRYVEVFRSKRQEYYKAIANEVADARGGSPRRNVPRAKSSDDAKDSAEHTGILRLRGLPFSAGKDDIIEFFKDFVLSEDAIHIIMNSEGRPSGEAFVEFANAEDSKAAMAKDRMTLGSRYIELFPSSPEEMDDAISRGR, encoded by the exons ATGTTCTACAGAGG AAAATATACTGATGGTGCTGATGGGCGTGAAATGGGTGCGAAACGTCAGCGTATAATTGATCAAGGCCCATCGTTCTATGGTACTTCTCCAGGTTCCAGCTTTATGTACAATGCTCCTCCTCCTCCTTACACATATGTTAGCCAACCTCCACCTTTCCCTGTAGTTCGACTTCGTGGTCTTCCCTTCGATTGCACAGAGGCTGATGTAGCTGAGTTCTTCCATGGTCTGGACATAGTTGATGTCCTTTTTGTCCACAAGAACAGCAAGTTCACTGGTGAAGCTTTTTGCATTTTGGGTTATCCCCTTCAGGTTGATTTTGCTGTTCAAAAGAATAGGCAAAACATGGGCAGGAGATATGTAGAGGTTTTCAGAAGCAAGAGACAGGAATATTATAAGGCAATAGCTAATGAAGTGGCTGATGCTCGTGGTGGTTCACCTCGTAGAAATGTCCCAAGGGCCAAATCTAGCGATGATGCAAAGGATTCAGCTGAACATACAGGAATATTGAGATTGAGGGGATTGCCATTTTCTGCGGGAAAAGATGATATAATAGAGttctttaaagattttgtGTTATCAGAAGACGCAATTCATATAATAATGAATTCAGAGGGAAGGCCAAGTGGAGAAGCATTTGTGGAGTTTGCCAATGCAGAAGATTCTAAAGCCGCAATGGCCAAGGATAGGATGACACTTGGGAGTCGTTATATTGAGTTGTTCCCTTCATCCCCTGAGGAGATGGATGATGCAATTTCAAGAGGACGGTGA
- the LOC18589845 gene encoding uncharacterized protein LOC18589845, which translates to MAPTSRSSKTRRRASKPRRSNYKKKPVKPKISIQTTSVVEDLPSTSSTISSDNIGKIDGFDFEGVDDMITTSPCSTPKAQRFRIPEISSCPPAPKKQRVLSSCSLQRTPIAFFAPPDLELFFFFALRDISV; encoded by the coding sequence ATGGCACCCACCAGCAGAAGCAgcaaaacaagaagaagagcAAGCAAGCCAAGGAGAAGTAATTACAAGAAGAAGCCTGTAAAGCCCAAGATCAGTATTCAAACGACATCAGTGGTGGAGGATTTGCCTTCAACGTCTTCTACCATAAGCTCAGACAATATTGGCAAGATCGATGGCTTTGATTTTGAAGGTGTAGATGATATGATCACTACGAGTCCTTGTTCCACACCAAAAGCTCAAAGGTTTCGAATACCGGAGATCAGTTCATGCCCTCCAGCACCAAAGAAGCAAAGAGTTCTCTCCAGTTGCTCATTGCAAAGAACTCCTATTGCTTTCTTTGCTCCTCCAGACTTAgagctcttcttcttctttgcaCTTAGAGATATCTCCGTCTGA